The proteins below are encoded in one region of Bacteroidota bacterium:
- a CDS encoding peroxiredoxin, producing the protein MKKIEIGNQLPPFTLMDQDGKIFNIETVLGKKNLVIYFYPKDDSPGCTKEACYFQDQFEVFKQADAEVIGISGQSVESHKKFAEKYNLTYTLLSDEGNKLRKQFGVPTNFLGLLPGRVTYIIDKTGKVVYIFNSQIQATKHVDEALRIIQNL; encoded by the coding sequence ATGAAAAAAATTGAAATAGGAAATCAGTTGCCACCTTTTACGCTGATGGATCAGGATGGAAAAATATTTAATATTGAAACCGTATTGGGCAAAAAGAATTTGGTAATTTATTTTTATCCCAAAGATGACAGCCCGGGCTGTACCAAAGAAGCCTGTTATTTTCAGGATCAGTTTGAAGTCTTTAAACAAGCGGATGCTGAAGTAATTGGAATTAGCGGTCAATCGGTAGAAAGCCATAAGAAATTCGCAGAAAAATACAATCTAACTTACACCTTGCTTAGCGATGAAGGTAACAAACTCAGAAAGCAGTTTGGAGTTCCTACTAATTTCCTGGGTTTATTGCCGGGTCGAGTGACCTATATCATCGACAAAACAGGAAAAGTAGTCTATATTTTTAATTCACAAATTCAGGCTACGAAACATGTGGATGAAGCACTAAGAATTATTCAAAACTTATAA
- a CDS encoding CIA30 family protein, whose amino-acid sequence MKQIIILVLLMTTMNETAYKIDFGKNLDGKNWVVVNDGVMGGKSESTVQLLSNSILFKGNISLRNNGGFASLRNEGDKLDITQYKTVTIKFKTNTNRKFSFRLSNSDWFYKPFFKHEFGSSTPDWETATLPLTDFKEFTIEGETGNKLTSVNMKKEMRIGIILYDKQEGSFEIEIDYIAFN is encoded by the coding sequence ATGAAACAAATAATCATATTAGTTTTATTGATGACAACAATGAATGAAACTGCATATAAAATAGATTTTGGAAAGAATTTAGACGGGAAGAATTGGGTTGTTGTTAATGATGGTGTAATGGGCGGGAAATCTGAATCAACTGTTCAGCTTTTATCAAATAGCATCCTGTTTAAAGGGAATATTTCACTCCGAAATAACGGTGGTTTTGCTTCGCTCCGAAATGAAGGCGATAAGTTAGATATTACCCAATACAAAACGGTCACCATAAAATTTAAAACGAATACCAACAGAAAATTTTCATTCAGACTATCCAACTCCGACTGGTTTTACAAACCGTTCTTTAAACATGAATTTGGTTCTTCGACTCCCGACTGGGAAACGGCCACATTACCATTGACTGATTTTAAAGAATTTACCATTGAAGGTGAAACGGGAAATAAACTCACCTCAGTTAATATGAAGAAAGAAATGAGAATTGGGATCATTTTATACGACAAACAAGAAGGCTCTTTTGAAATTGAAATCGACTATATAGCATTTAACTAA